From the genome of Cytophagales bacterium WSM2-2:
CTATCGCGGTAACAGAGGCCTGGGATTTTTTTTCATCGCCCAGAAACCTCGTGAAAATCACGCCTGACCGAATGAATTTTAAAATCCTCTCTATATCGATGGATCGCAAAGTTTACAGCGGTCAAATCATCCAATATAAAGTAAGCGTGTTGCCGGGTATCCGGCTAAGATGGGTGACGGAAATAAAAAACGTAAAGGAGCACGACTATTTCATCGATGACCAGATTACGGGACCTTACGCCATCTGGTATCACCAACATCATTTTCGCTCTGTCGATGGTGGCACTGAAATGATTGATGAAGTGAGTTATGCATTGCCAATGGGCTTCCTTGGACGATTTGCCCATTGGTTATTTGTGAAACGAGAAATCGATAACATCTTTGAATATCGCAGGGTCAGGCTAAGTGAACTTTTTCCAAATAAAAAAGCCTGACTTTTAACCAGGCTTCTTTATCGGCTTATCGAATACTACTAAGCTGTTTCCAACTCGGCTGGCTTCTCTTTTTTCCTTTCCGTTTTCTTTTTCATTTTTCCAATTGCCTTGAGTTCCTTTTTCATCTGCTTACCCACAAGCTTTGCCAATTTTTTAGAACTTTTGGCAATCTGCTTTTGAGCCTTCTTACCCGGCTTCGAAACTCCAAGTGTCTGGATTGTCTGATTCAAAGAGTCAGTTAGGTGCAACCTGATTTCCTTTTTGCCTTTGACAACTAGTTTTTCCATAAAAAGTGATTAGACATTAAAGCTATCCTGTTAAGCTATCTTTATCAAATTTTAGTGAAAACTTAACATTGGATTCGCATTCAATTTCTATCTACCTGACTTTCAACATTTTTATAAAAAAATGCTTTATTCATAGCGCAACGAATTCACTGGTTTAGCACGCGCTGCTTTCAATGATTGGTAGCTTACTGTGAGCCACGCTATAAATATTGCTGTCAACGCGCTTCCAATGAAAACCAATGGAGACAATACAATCCGGTAAGGAAAATCAGATAGCCATGACTCCGCAAAATACCATCCCAGGCCAACAGCCGGAATCATCGCCACCAAAACCAGGACCATGAATTCCTTAGACAAGTGAAGTGTCAACCCAGCTACTGATGCGCCCATCGCCTTGCGAATGCCTATCTCTTTTGTACGCTGCTCGGTAGTGAAGGCTGCCAGGGCAAAGAGTCCAAGACATGCAATGCTGATCGCCAATACAGAGAACACCGTGAAAATATCGCGCAAACGCTGCTCAGCACGGAAGAGCCGATCGAAACCTTCATCCAGGAACGCATACTCGAACGGTTCACCATTGGAATACTGCCTCCAGAGTTTCTCAATCGACTCCGTGACATTCTTTGGATTCCCTTCATAACGAACCAATAAATCCCGCGACTCCGGTGTGAGTCGCATGATGATTGGGCGAACCTTATCTTTTAGTGTCTCGAAATTAAAGTCTTTAACAACACCTATGATTTTTACAGTTTCCGGAGTCGCGCCATTGAAGTCAATGACCTCCTGTCCCAAGGCATCTTTCCAACCAAATTCTTTGACAAAGGCTTCATTGACTACAGCAGTCGTTGAATCTGTTTTATAATCACGGGAGAAGAACCGGCCTGCCGACAATTTAAATTTCAACACATCCATATGATCCCAGTCGGCCGAATATTTCCCCGTGAGGTGATCAACTTTGCTTCCCTTCTCACGGAATACCGTAGTGTTGTTGATCCCAGGAAATGTATTTCCAGTAAAACTTACGGCTTGAACGCCCGCCAGATTTTTCACTTCATTTCGAAATGCCATCCGGTTCTTGTCAAGGCGGCCAGTACTTTGAATGTCGAGTACGTTGCGCTTATCAAGGCCAAGATCTTTGTCCTGCATGTAAGTCAGTTGCAGGTAAACAACTGCTGTGGCCAGGATCAGTAAAATGGAAACAGCGAATTGAAACACTACCAATGAGCTTCGAACGCCCTTGCTTTTCATCCCCGCTCTTATTTTCCCTTTCACCACCTCAACCACATTAAATGAAGTAAGGTAGAATGCAGGGTAGCTGCCAGCCAAAAAACCAACGAATACAATGAGAACGGCTGCTGCTGCAAAAAATGAAGGTGAGTTCAGAGAGACTAATGTAAGTTCCTTTCCTGCGAGCAAATTGAAATAAGGCAACACAAGGTAGCATAAAGCTACAGCAAGAATAACCGCAACAAAACTGAAGATGAAGGACTCAGACAAAAATTGCCCGATCAATTGAGAACGCAGCGAGCCAAGGGTTTTACGAAGACCGACTTCTTTCGCTCGTCCTGCGGATTGAGCTGTTGACAAATTCATGAAATTGATACAGGCGAGGAGCAAAATAAAAATCCCTACGCCTGAGAAAATATAGACGTACGTGATATTTCCTGCAGGCTGCATGTCATCCGGTGCGTAGGCATGCAGGTGAGAATTCGTAAGCGGGTAAATCTCATAACTATAAATTCCACCCCCCTTTCTAAATTCCGCAAACTTAATGCCCAGCCCTTGTTCCAATTCCTTACCCACATATTTCTCAACCATGTTTTCCAGTTTCCGGTTGATCTCTTCGGGTTTCGTCAACGGGCTTTTCTGAATGTAGGTATACATCGAATTGCTTGTCCAGCCATTGAAAGACTGGGATGAATCGCGAAGAATAGTATTGTATGAAAGAATCGCATTGAATTGAAGATGCGAATTGGCCGGTACTACATCTGAGATACCCGTTACTTTAAATGCCTTCTTGTCATTTCCAATGACCAGCGTTTTCCCAAAGGCCTGCCCGTCAAAATATTTATCAGCCAAAGTTTGGGAAATCACTACTGCGTTTGGCTCATTGAGTGCCGTCTCCGCGTCTCCTTCTTTCAACCGGAAACTGAAGAATTTGAAAAAATTTGAATCAGCGTAACAGATGTCTTTTTCGGTGAACACTTTCTCTCCATTTCTGAAGATGACCCCCGTTCTGCCGAATGGATCTACACGTGTCATGCTCTCCACTCCCGGAATCTCATTCCTCATTGCGGGGCCTAAGGGCAAGCTTGAGTTAGTAGTATAAATTTCCTGTCCTGCAATTTTGCCATGCAGTCCGATCCGGTAAATGTTCTCGGCATTGACATGGAATTTATCATAGCTTACCTCATCCGTTACATAGATGAAAATCAATAAGCAACTGGCAATTCCAACGGTCAATCCGAAGATATTGATAACTGAAAAGAATTTGTGTTTGACGAGGTTGCGCAAAGCAACCGTGAAGTAATTTTTAAACATACTGCTACTCCTGTTTTGGTTTTTGGGAAAAATGGAGATTCTGAATCAAAGACTATGAACCTTCAATTATGTTACACTATTCATCACGCAAAGTTTTAGTCGGGTTGAGGGAAGCAGTGCTTACCGTTTTATAGGCAACCGCCAGCACAGCTATTACAACAATCGTAATTATTGAAAACGTGAAACTGAATACATTGACCTTTTGAAAGTACTCCCATATTGAATCCATTAATATGTTAGTCAAAAAATAACCGGCAGCCCCACCAACCACAGTAGCGAGGCTTAAATTGACTGCGAACTCGAAATTGATTACAGCTGCAATATTTCCCAACGATGCTCCCAGCACCTTTCTAACCCCTATCTCTTTCATCCTCTTAACAATATTGAGCGACACGAGCGTAAAAAGCCCGATACCCGTCATCAATGCAGCAAAGAATCCCAGGAAGCCGCACATCACCACCACATTCGCATTGATCTCATTGGTTTCCTGCAATTCACGATCGATGAGCTCACCATTGTATTGGGTATTAGGGAATGTCTCCTTCCATTTCTTTTCCATGAATGTGTTGATCTCGGCAAGTTGCTCCGGCTTTGCCTTGACCAGGAGTTGTTGATATTTCGCCGGTGATATGTAACGTACCATCAAGGGTTGTACAGGTTGCCAAAGGGCACGTGCATAAACATTCTTAATAACCCCGATTACGTAAAGCTGCACAGTGTCCATCCAAACCACACGTTTGCCGATAGGATTGTCTTTCCATCCGAATTGTTTTACAAATTCTTCGGAGACCAATACTGATTCCTTGCGATCTGTCTCTGAATCCTTTTGGAATTTTCTTCCGGAGAGTAAAGTCATATCCATCACTTCAAAATAGTCATCACCGATATCCATGATGTCTACTTCCCGAATCACTGCTTCGTACTTGACCGGGTCATTATAAAAATTATTGGCAATGTGATTTTTCGTACCCGCAATCAGTTGAATGTCTTTGTTCGTTGAAAGGGCATCACGATAAGTGTTAAAGGCGCCCTCATTATTAACCCATGTCGAAATCACTCCATGGGTCGCGAAACCAAGGTCATAGTTCTTTTGATACTCCCCATTTTCGTAGAACCCCACGCCCATAATTATTCCCAAAAATGAAATCACGAATTGCCCGAATAGCAAAATGCGTGTGAACCAGTTGGTGCCACCAAATTTTGTGGTTCCCTTCAGAATACTCACCGGTTCAAATGAAGTAACGTAGAATGCCGGGTAGCCACC
Proteins encoded in this window:
- a CDS encoding ABC transporter permease, with protein sequence MFKNYFTVALRNLVKHKFFSVINIFGLTVGIASCLLIFIYVTDEVSYDKFHVNAENIYRIGLHGKIAGQEIYTTNSSLPLGPAMRNEIPGVESMTRVDPFGRTGVIFRNGEKVFTEKDICYADSNFFKFFSFRLKEGDAETALNEPNAVVISQTLADKYFDGQAFGKTLVIGNDKKAFKVTGISDVVPANSHLQFNAILSYNTILRDSSQSFNGWTSNSMYTYIQKSPLTKPEEINRKLENMVEKYVGKELEQGLGIKFAEFRKGGGIYSYEIYPLTNSHLHAYAPDDMQPAGNITYVYIFSGVGIFILLLACINFMNLSTAQSAGRAKEVGLRKTLGSLRSQLIGQFLSESFIFSFVAVILAVALCYLVLPYFNLLAGKELTLVSLNSPSFFAAAAVLIVFVGFLAGSYPAFYLTSFNVVEVVKGKIRAGMKSKGVRSSLVVFQFAVSILLILATAVVYLQLTYMQDKDLGLDKRNVLDIQSTGRLDKNRMAFRNEVKNLAGVQAVSFTGNTFPGINNTTVFREKGSKVDHLTGKYSADWDHMDVLKFKLSAGRFFSRDYKTDSTTAVVNEAFVKEFGWKDALGQEVIDFNGATPETVKIIGVVKDFNFETLKDKVRPIIMRLTPESRDLLVRYEGNPKNVTESIEKLWRQYSNGEPFEYAFLDEGFDRLFRAEQRLRDIFTVFSVLAISIACLGLFALAAFTTEQRTKEIGIRKAMGASVAGLTLHLSKEFMVLVLVAMIPAVGLGWYFAESWLSDFPYRIVLSPLVFIGSALTAIFIAWLTVSYQSLKAARAKPVNSLRYE